In one Kluyveromyces marxianus DMKU3-1042 DNA, complete genome, chromosome 4 genomic region, the following are encoded:
- the ORC2 gene encoding origin recognition complex subunit 2, with protein sequence MTQEDLNDDGIVDHQDIFLSPSKLKSLSPIRSKSPKKSPRRSLILESIKVEESVKGSTIKDEDVEDDDEQEEDKYEDAVSETPRRRRKKVKVEEEDAPYQLGDDPSVEATIKSEDSPVKKSPRRKLVFSNDQSSAASSPSKRTTNGTAQKINKLLLDDDVLPEENIQDYKNIKLNLNPDFKPTPVPKDGEHSIAHDEQSQIYFFDGFEGYIDQTKILKTEKRSKNSMSAAPSITRDEYNILSQLSNDIFHKTSIHAIQSIHKKLFQQFTFELLQGFTLLFYGIGSKKKFLESFAFDFLSPKIAMLQNPDIQEDDECVPVFVINGYNTISKNVFLDILKLLAEGETIEIMAQSNYWDNRIDLQMDRLLKYFSKRPPTVKMILLIHNLDGPSFRKEQFQTRMSMLAQIKQICIIASVDHIQAPFLWDHFKAQSFNFVYHDITNFEPYIVETIQSSHAVNLANNESTLFNATAAKYVLESLTDNSKRMYKILLQLLMEKQNKSKNKKTGGKTTTGTEFAKLFEACTEQFVVSSEMSLRTMLSEFVDHKMAFITKNKMGKEIVDVKYSYGDMEKLVKEIDAMVQ encoded by the coding sequence ATGACCCAAGAGGATCTTAACGATGATGGCATTGTTGATCATCAAGACATATTTCTATCGCCATCCAAGCTAAAATCACTGTCTCCTATACGAAGTAAGTCTCCAAAGAAGTCTCCCAGAAGATCGCTGATACTCGAGAGTATaaaagttgaagaatctgTTAAAGGGTCTACGATCAAAGATGAAGACGTGGAGGACGATGATGAGCAAGAAGAGGACAAGTATGAAGATGCAGTTTCGGAAACGCCGCGTCgtagaagaaagaaggttAAGGTAGAAGAGGAGGATGCGCCATATCAACTGGGCGATGATCCTAGTGTTGAAGCAACTATCAAGTCGGAAGATTCTCCAGTGAAGAAATCGCCGAGAAGAAAACTAGTGTTTTCAAATGACCAGTCTTCGGCAGCATCTTCGCCTAGCAAAAGAACTACTAATGGTACAGCACAAAAGATAAAcaagcttcttcttgacGATGATGTActtccagaagaaaatatacaGGACTACAAGAACATCAAACTAAATTTGAACCCCGATTTTAAACCAACACCAGTGCCAAAAGACGGTGAGCATTCGATAGCCCATGACGAACAGTCACAGATATACTTCTTTGATGGATTTGAAGGGTATATAGATCAAACTAAGATTTTGAAAACGGAAAAAAGATCCAAGAACTCGATGTCAGCTGCGCCAAGCATCACGCGAGATGAGTACAATATTCTTTCTCAATTGTCTAACGATATCTTCCATAAAACATCGATCCACGCCATACAATCCATCCATAAAAAGTTATTCCAGCAATTTACGTTCGAATTGCTTCAAGGATTTACTTTGCTTTTCTACGGAATTGggtcaaagaagaagtttcttGAATCCTTCGCATTTGATTTCCTTTCGCCCAAAATTGCCATGTTACAAAACCCTGAcattcaagaagatgacgaatGTGTGCCCGTATTTGTTATCAATGGCTACAATACCATCTCAAAGAACGTGTTCTTGGATATATTGAAGTTGCTCGCGGAGGGCGAAACCATTGAAATTATGGCACAATCGAATTATTGGGATAACAGAATTGATTTACAAATGGATCGGCTCCTAAAGTATTTTAGCAAGAGGCCGCCCACTGTGAAGATGATTCTTTTAATTCACAACCTAGACGGACCCTCGTTCCGTAAGGAACAGTTCCAAACCAGAATGAGTATGCTGGCCCAAATAAAGCAGATTTGTATCATCGCAAGCGTAGATCATATCCAGGCTCCTTTCCTTTGGGATCATTTTAAAGCCCAATCGTTCAACTTTGTATACCACGACATCACGAACTTCGAACCTTATATTGTTGAAACAATCCAGAGCAGCCACGCAGTCAATCTAGCGAATAACGAATCCACTTTGTTCAACGCCACTGCGGCGAAATATGTTCTTGAGTCATTAACGGATAATTCCAAGAGAATGTATAAGATTTTACTGCAATTGCTGATGGAAAAGCAaaacaaatcaaagaacaagaaaacaggtggtaaaacaacaacaggaACTGAATTCGCAAAACTGTTCGAAGCGTGTACCGAACAATTTGTGGTGTCAAGTGAAATGTCCTTGAGAACGATGCTATCGGAGTTCGTCGACCATAAGATGGCATTCataacaaaaaacaaaatggGCAAAGAGATTGTTGATGTTAAATACAGTTATGGTGATATGGAAAAACTGGTAAAAGAGATAGACGCAATGGTTCAGTAG
- the AKL1 gene encoding serine/threonine protein kinase AKL1, translated as MINSESVSRANSVSHTAATSAMLSNSQLLSPNTQVVVGTHKCEIIEHLAEGGFAHIYKVKFLELTNEMDAGIETRLLKAGDVACLKRVIVPDENGLNELRNEVETMKQLRGSPNIVQYYDSNASRRPDGSPGYEILLLMELCPKGSLLDYMNKKLATKLSESEILKIMFDVTNAIAQVHYLPTPLIHRDIKIENVLVDKDDNFKLCDFGSTSVCFPIVSTHQDIAVLTNNIYVHTTPQYRSPEMIDLYRCLPINEKSDIWALGIFLYKLLFYTTPFELTGQFAILHSKYDIPQNAYSSKLINLIIIMLAENPSLRPNIYQVMYHICQILKCDVPFSDKYELGPYDFDKYAQYHSKLQQIQYQMFELYNKKNITPVDIDNLNSLFIQNFEIAPKEPVYKVSAAASQPDSSEDELDSDLEKMDEFYPTVEKLESGNLKGKDDNHLNVSSSSVKKSNSRSTSEFSNRSQISLSSVDKGSFQGARTPPPPPAPISQSQLQLQLQYPQQQQTQQAQQTQQAQQQSQAQQQQQPKPKSQQQQQQNTENMSATKQHKQYNPFQAQYQPELGSSDYFQADNDHYFKETPPMQKINDKASSYFHQPSPEDNKQPPSLQVPTQNHKFDTGVSIPEVTTTNTNTEYLLDLSPPQGNVSNNNNNNNNHIVYSVSGGIPTTLPRNIPTNMPEQGLSSQPLVQSISQQNQNSANVPPVHQPLQHRLDLTFDQVDLSKHSLTRQSDTEVEESVISDESISLDLKQTKTKEASAKPIHRPISPVLENNDFPKPKSKSSKAPQRKSLDLKYQEINLSSEDQRIQRKAAKPSFSRNSIRRSVEMERMKHDSNSSNSRDDSKESKRRSFFGVFK; from the coding sequence ATGATCAACTCAGAGAGTGTATCCAGGGCGAATTCGGTATCGCACACGGCAGCGACTTCTGCCATGTTATCGAATTCGCAATTGTTGAGTCCTAATACACAAGTTGTGGTTGGGACACATAAGTGTGAAATTATTGAGCACCTCGCGGAAGGTGGATTTGCCCATATTTATAAAGTGAAGTTTTTGGAACTTACCAATGAAATGGACGCAGGTATCGAAACGAGGCTTCTAAAGGCCGGAGACGTTGCTTGTTTAAAGAGAGTGATTGTTCCAGATGAGAATGGGCTAAACGAATTGAGAAATGAAGTGGAAACTATGAAGCAGCTAAGGGGGTCTCCTAATATTGTACAATACTATGACTCCAATGCTTCCAGGAGACCGGATGGGTCCCCTGGGTATGAGATTCTACTCTTGATGGAACTATGCCCTAAGGGGTCATTGCTTGACTAtatgaacaagaaactaGCAACTAAATTGAGTGAGAGTGAGATATTGAAGATTATGTTCGATGTTACGAATGCTATTGCACAAGTGCACTATTTGCCGACACCTTTGATACACAGGGACATCAAGATTGAAAACGTGCTTGTTGACAAAGACGATAATTTCAAGCTTTGTGACTTCGGCTCCACTTCCGTGTGTTTCCCGATTGTGTCAACCCATCAAGACATTGCTGTGTTGACAAATAATATTTACGTGCATACCACTCCTCAGTATAGGTCCCCCGAAATGATAGATCTTTATCGGTGTCTTCCTATCAATGAGAAATCCGATATTTGGGCACTTGGTATTTTCCTTTATAAACTTCTATTCTACACCACACCATTTGAATTAACTGGCCAGTTTGCAATCTTGCATTCAAAATACGATATTCCTCAGAATGCCTACTCTTCAAAATTGATAAACCTTATCATAATTATGCTAGCCGAAAACCCCTCGTTGAGACCAAACATCTACCAGGTAATGTACCATATTTGTCAAATTCTCAAGTGCGACGTTCCATTCTCTGATAAGTATGAGTTAGGGCCTTACGATTTTGATAAATACGCCCAATATCACTCAAAGCTACAACAAATACAGTATCAGATGTTCGAACTgtacaacaagaaaaatataacTCCTGTTGACATTGATAACTTGAACAGCTTGTTCATTCagaattttgaaattgCACCCAAAGAGCCTGTTTATAAAGTTTCTGCCGCTGCAAGTCAGCCAGACTCATCTGAGGACGAATTGGATAGtgatcttgaaaaaatggATGAATTCTATCCAACTGTGGAAAAGTTGGAATCTGGCAATCTAAAGGGTAAAGATGATAACCATCTGAATGTATCTTCCTCATCCGTAAAGAAGTCGAATTCTAGGAGCACCTCGGAATTCTCCAATAGGTCACAGATCTCTTTGAGCTCTGTAGATAAGGGTAGCTTCCAAGGGGCAAGGACTCCTCCACCACCTCCAGCTCCCATTTCTCAGTCTCAATTACAGCTACAATTGCAGTACccacagcaacaacaaacacaaCAAGCACAACAAACACAACAAGCACAGCAACAGTCACAAGcacagcaacaacaacaaccaaaacCGAAGTcgcagcaacagcagcaacagaaTACAGAAAATATGTCTGCGACTAAACAACATAAACAATACAACCCTTTCCAAGCGCAATATCAACCTGAGTTGGGATCATCTGATTATTTCCAAGCTGATAACGACCACTATTTTAAGGAAACCCCTCCAATGCAAAAGATAAATGATAAAGCGTCATCATATTTCCACCAACCGTCACCAGAGGACAACAAACAACCACCTAGTCTACAAGTTCCTACTCAGAATCACAAGTTCGATACTGGAGTATCAATTCCTGAGGTCACGACAACAAATACTAATACTGAATATCTGCTCGATCTTTCACCTCCTCAAGGAAACGTCagtaacaataataataataataataaccaCATAGTGTACTCGGTATCAGGTGGTATTCCAACAACTTTGCCCAGGAATATACCTACAAATATGCCTGAACAAGGATTGTCATCTCAGCCGTTGGTTCAAAGCATTTCacaacaaaaccaaaactcTGCAAACGTGCCTCCAGTTCATCAACCTTTACAACATCGTTTGGATTTGACTTTTGACCAAGTCGACCTCTCGAAACACTCATTAACCAGACAATCCGACACTGAGGTGGAAGAAAGTGTTATATCCGATGAGAGTATCTCCCTTGATCTCAAGCAGACAAAGACAAAGGAGGCCTCAGCAAAACCTATTCATAGACCTATATCCCCAGTATTAGAGAACAATGATTTTCCAAAACCAAAGTCAAAATCATCGAAGGCTCCACAACGTAAATCCTTGGACTTGAAGTACCAAGAAATCAACCTCTCCAGTGAAGATCAACGGATACAGCGCAAGGCCGCCAAACCATCCTTCTCGCGTAATAGCATTAGAAGATCGGTGGAGATGGAACGCATGAAACATGATTCAAACAGTTCTAATTCCAGAGACGACAGCAAGGaatccaaaagaagatcctTCTTCGGAGTattcaaataa
- the RPC11 gene encoding DNA-directed RNA polymerase III core subunit RPC11 has protein sequence MLLVSKADSGIYKLSCGSCPYEFPIDGIEVYDRKNLPRKEVDDVLGGEGAWDNVDQTGAQCPNHDQCGGDKAYFFQLQIRSADEPMTTFYKCVNCGHKWREN, from the coding sequence ATGCTTTTAGTGTCGAAGGCTGACAGTGGAATTTATAAATTATCATGTGGATCTTGTCCATACGAGTTCCCTATTGACGGAATAGAGGTGTATGACCGTAAGAATTTGCCCAGGAAGGAAGTGGACGATGTTTTGGGTGGTGAAGGTGCATGGGATAATGTGGACCAAACCGGAGCGCAGTGTCCGAACCACGACCAGTGTGGTGGTGATAAGGCGTACTTTTTCCAACTTCAAATCAGATCTGCCGATGAACCTATGACTACTTTCTACAAGTGTGTGAATTGTGGCCATAAATGGAGGGAAAACTGA
- the HEM13 gene encoding coproporphyrinogen oxidase: MTDSAVPMRKKMEELIRRKQKEITKGLEELDTVQFRADSWTRGNDGGGGTSMVLQNGSTFEKGGVNVSVVHGTLTPPAIRAMKNDHKNLHLPIDPETGEPDASGVRFFACGLSMVIHPINPHAPTTHLNYRYFETTHADGTPQAWWFGGGADLTPSYLYEEDAKLFHQLHKDALDKTDVTLYPKFKKWCDEYFYIKHREETRGIGGIFFDDLDDRDPDVLLNMVENCFDAFLPSYTEIIKRRMNMPYTEEERQWQQIRRGRYVEFNLVLDRGTQFGLRTPGSRVESILMSLPVTASWLYDHHPEPGSREDKLLQVLKNPIEWV, from the coding sequence atgaCAGACTCTGCTGTGCCaatgagaaagaagatggaaGAGTTGATTCGCCGTAAGCAAAAGGAAATCACTAAAGGGTTGGAGGAATTGGACACTGTGCAGTTCCGTGCAGACTCCTGGACCCGTGGTAACgatggtggtggtggtaccTCTATGGTTTTGCAAAACGGTTCTACTTTCGAAAAAGGTGGTGTCAATGTGAGTGTTGTTCACGGTACTTTGACTCCTCCAGCTATTAGAGCGATGAAAAACGATCACAAGAACTTGCACTTGCCAATTGACCCAGAAACTGGCGAGCCAGATGCTTCTGGTGTCAGATTTTTCGCTTGTGGTTTGTCGATGGTCATTCACCCAATCAACCCACACGCGCCAACGACGCATTTGAACTACAGATACTTCGAGACGACGCATGCGGACGGGACACCTCAGGCCTGGTGgtttggtggtggtgccgATCTTACCCCATCGTATTTGTACGAGGAAGATGCAAAGTTGTTCCATCAATTGCACAAGGACGCTCTAGACAAGACAGACGTTACCCTATATCCaaagttcaagaaatgGTGCGATGAGTACTTCTACATCAAGCacagagaagaaaccagAGGTATTGGTGGTATCTTTTTCGATGACTTGGACGACCGTGATCCAGAcgttttgttgaacatGGTCGAAAACTGTTTCGATGCGTTCTTGCCCTCTTACACGGAAATcatcaagagaagaatgaaCATGCCATACACCGAGGAGGAAAGACAATGGCAACAGATTAGACGTGGTAGATACGTCGAATTCAACTTGGTCTTGGATAGAGGTACTCAATTTGGTTTGAGAACTCCTGGCTCTCGTGTTGAGAGTATCTTGATGTCCTTGCCTGTTACCGCCTCCTGGTTGTACGACCACCACCCTGAACCTGGCTCCAGAGAAGACAAATTGCTACAGGTCTTGAAAAACCCAATCGAATGGGTGTAA